The Acidimicrobiia bacterium genome includes a window with the following:
- a CDS encoding PilZ domain-containing protein: MPARDPFTTGGGQPFVPDEWGRRYSFRVQLDVPVLVFAVDDGELRPCGAWNLHDASWSGATLQHVGDDVEAGTTLLVRIDHVVGGRRFTVSPRAWVVAVVPGPTRTLYDVEWLDLTDGQTGTLQHLALAMTRSRLRRIRDG; the protein is encoded by the coding sequence CGACCCGTTCACGACCGGCGGCGGGCAACCGTTCGTCCCCGACGAGTGGGGCCGCCGCTACTCGTTCCGCGTGCAACTCGACGTGCCGGTGCTCGTCTTCGCCGTCGACGACGGTGAGCTGCGGCCGTGCGGCGCGTGGAATCTGCACGACGCGTCGTGGAGCGGGGCGACGCTCCAGCACGTCGGCGACGACGTCGAGGCGGGGACGACGCTGCTCGTCCGCATCGACCACGTCGTCGGTGGTCGCCGGTTCACGGTCTCGCCGCGCGCCTGGGTCGTCGCGGTGGTACCGGGCCCGACCCGCACGCTCTACGACGTCGAGTGGCTCGACCTGACCGACGGGCAGACGGGCACGCTGCAGCATCTCGCGCTCGCGATGACACGTTCGCGGCTGCGTCGCATCCGGGACGGGC